A single window of Salmo trutta unplaced genomic scaffold, fSalTru1.1, whole genome shotgun sequence DNA harbors:
- the LOC115186401 gene encoding NLR family CARD domain-containing protein 3-like — MRKHFSYYTVGIKIDVILISFVLFLDSDDLAVICQRELKSNLKKKFQCVFEGIAKQGNPTLLNKIYTELYITEGGTGEVNNEHELRQIETTTRKQARPETAIKCNDIFKPLTGQDKRIRTVLTKGVAGIGKTVSVQKFILDWAEGKANQDVQFVFSFPFRELNLMKEDKHTFIELLNHFSMETKQSGISIYNKYKVLFIFDGLDECRLPLDFQKNKICWDVTQSTSVDVLLTNLIKGNLLPSALLWITTRPAAANKIPSGCVDQVTEVRGFNDPQKEEYFRKRFNDEDLANRIISHIKSSRSLHIMCHIPVFCWISATVLEHMLKHKREEMPKTLTEMYTHLVVFHTKQKNEKYLGKEETGPHWNKESILSLGKLAFQQLVKGNLIFYEEDLKEAGIDVNEASVYSGLCTQLFKEECGLYQDKVYCFVHLSIQEFLAAVYVFLSFNNNNENVMNKLKTKDKPEVTFYKSAVDKALQSETGNLDLFLRFLLGLSLESNQKHLRGLLTKTRSSSQSHEETVKYIKEKIGENPSPERSINLFHCLNELNDHSLVEEIQSYLSSGSLSKPKLSPAQWSALVFVLLTSEKELDVFDLKKYSRSEEGLLRLLPVVKDSRAAL; from the exons atgagaaagcatttt TCCTACTATACTGTAGGCATTAAAATAGATGTAATATTAATATCCTTtgtgttatttctagattcagatgatcttgctgtgatttgccaacgtgaactcaaatctaatctaaagaagaagtttcaatgtgtatttgaggggatcgctaaacaaggaaacccaacacttctcaataagatctacacagagctctacatcacagagggtggaacaggagaggtcaataatgaacatgagctgagacagattgagacaacaaccaggaaacaagcaagaccagagactgcaatcaaatgtaacgacatcttcaaacccttaactggacaagacaaacgtatcagaactgtgttgacaaagggagtcgctggcattggaaaaacagtctctgtgcagaagttcattctggactgggctgaaggcaaagcaaatcaggatgtccaatttgtattttcattccctttccgggagctgaatttgatgaaagaggacaaacacactttcattgaacttctcaatcacttctcaatggaaaccaaacaatcaggaatctccatctacaacaagtacaaagttctgttcatctttgatggtctggatgagtgccgactgcccctagacttccagaagaacaagatctgttgggACGTCACacagtcaacctcagtggatgttctgctgacaaatctcatcaagggaaatctgcttccctctgctctcctctggataactacccgacctgcagcagccaataagatcccttcagggtgtgttgaccaggtgacagaggtacgagggttcaatgacccacagaaggaggagtacttcaggaagagattcaatgatgaggacctggccaacagaatcatctcacacataaagtcatcaaggagcctccacatcatgtgccacattccagtcttctgttggatttctgcaacagtccttgaacacatgctgaaacataagagagaagagatgcccaagactctgactgagatgtacacacaccttgtggtgtttcataccaaacaaaagaatgaaaagtatcttgggaaagaagaaacaggtccacactggaataaagagagcattctgtcactgggaaaactggcttttcaacagcttgtgaagggcaatctgattttctatgaagaagacctgaaagaggctggcattgatgtcaatgaagcctcagtgtactcaggattgtgcacacagctctttaaagaggaatgtgggctgtaccaggacaaggtgtactgctttgttcatctgagcattcaggagtttctggctgctgtatatgtgttcctctcattcaacaacaacaatgagaatgTAATGAACAAACTGAAAACAAAAGACAAGCCTGAAGTTactttctacaagagtgctgtggataaagccttacaaagtgagacaggaaacttggaccttttcctccgcttccttctgggcctctcactggagtccaatcagaagcacttacgaggtcttctgacaaagacaagaagcagctcacagagccatgaagagacagtcaagtacatcaaggagaagatcggGGAGAATCCttctccagagaggagcatcaatctgttccactgtctgaatgaactgaatgatcaTTCTCTAGTGGAAgagatccaaagctacctgagttcaggaagtctctcaaaacccaaactgtcacctgcacagtggtcagctctggtctttgtgttgctgacttcagaaaaggagctggatgtgtttgacctgaagaaatactccagatcagaggaaggtcttctgaggctgctgccagtggtcaaagactccagagctgctctgtga